One Halorientalis litorea DNA segment encodes these proteins:
- a CDS encoding sensor histidine kinase, which yields MGPGPDLVAAAYYGLPPLSTVLQAVLALWISRKFRDQRGTRWFVVTLAMGTLHTLFFSIQLLGETVAFQAAFASLAGFFAFCSFATFTVFAGRYTGADFHRHPLLATALVVMTAGYPVLFALGLVTDLWAVNQRLVEGPILYLAYEPGLGLAALSIAAYAVSLYTYYRLLVFLLSTSRRATGQLVLLLLGALAVSLGPVVSVLGVFPAEDLNHVPYTTVVFVLFTGVALFRFDLLHIQPIARSDVVENLWDPVLVLDGDRRVVDYNVAATRIWPEVSDDIGDSFEATCPALADVVDPDQLADTQRVTLPVDGQDHHFSVTVSTVRKRGDDGEWLSILLRDVTAVEQSRWQLEKQNDRLDQVASTISHDLRNPINVATGQLELMDRRLGDADLDDETEAQLRDAITEVDRAADRMQDIIDDILTIAREGKTVEDTQELSLAAVAREAWRTVDTGDATLTVTDDCALRAERSKLLSIFENLFRNSVEHGSTAESGPDSHSDYQPAGVTVEVTPTPDGFTVTDDGPGIPENHRDDVFEYGYTTTRAGTGLGLSIVRTMAESHGWTVELDDGYEGGTRFVFVTAAVDSVADSEERGVGLP from the coding sequence ATGGGACCCGGGCCGGACCTCGTAGCGGCGGCGTACTACGGCCTCCCACCACTGTCGACAGTTCTACAGGCAGTACTCGCGCTGTGGATTTCCCGCAAATTCCGGGACCAGCGCGGGACGAGGTGGTTCGTCGTCACCTTGGCCATGGGCACCCTCCACACGCTGTTTTTCAGCATCCAGTTGCTCGGCGAGACGGTCGCGTTCCAAGCGGCGTTCGCGTCGCTCGCGGGGTTCTTCGCGTTCTGCTCGTTCGCCACGTTCACCGTCTTCGCCGGCCGGTACACCGGTGCCGATTTCCACCGCCACCCGCTCCTCGCCACCGCGCTGGTGGTTATGACCGCGGGATACCCCGTCCTGTTCGCGCTCGGACTCGTCACCGACCTCTGGGCAGTCAACCAGCGACTGGTCGAGGGACCGATACTGTATCTCGCGTACGAACCCGGGCTGGGCCTCGCGGCCCTGTCCATAGCCGCGTACGCCGTCTCGCTGTACACGTACTACCGGCTACTCGTGTTCCTGCTCTCCACCTCCCGCCGCGCGACGGGCCAGCTCGTCCTGTTGCTCCTCGGCGCGCTCGCGGTCTCACTCGGCCCAGTCGTCAGCGTACTCGGCGTGTTCCCGGCCGAGGACCTCAATCACGTCCCGTACACGACCGTCGTGTTCGTCCTGTTTACCGGGGTCGCACTGTTCCGTTTCGACCTGCTGCACATCCAGCCAATCGCCCGCAGCGACGTGGTCGAGAACCTCTGGGACCCCGTCCTCGTCCTTGACGGCGACCGACGAGTGGTCGACTACAACGTCGCCGCCACCCGCATCTGGCCAGAGGTGAGCGACGACATCGGCGACTCCTTCGAGGCGACCTGTCCGGCACTGGCCGATGTCGTCGACCCCGACCAGTTGGCTGACACACAGCGCGTCACGCTCCCCGTCGACGGCCAAGACCACCACTTCTCGGTCACTGTCTCGACCGTCCGGAAGCGTGGTGACGACGGCGAGTGGCTGTCGATACTGTTGCGCGACGTGACGGCAGTCGAGCAGTCCCGATGGCAACTCGAAAAGCAGAACGACCGCCTCGACCAGGTGGCCTCGACCATCTCCCACGACCTGCGCAACCCCATCAACGTCGCTACCGGCCAACTCGAACTGATGGACCGCCGACTCGGCGACGCCGACCTCGACGACGAGACCGAGGCACAGCTCCGCGACGCCATCACGGAAGTCGACAGGGCCGCCGACCGAATGCAGGACATCATCGACGACATCCTCACCATCGCCCGCGAGGGCAAAACCGTCGAAGATACCCAGGAACTCTCGCTCGCGGCCGTCGCCCGTGAGGCGTGGCGCACCGTCGACACCGGCGACGCCACCCTCACCGTCACCGACGACTGCGCCCTCCGAGCCGAGCGGAGCAAGCTACTGAGCATCTTCGAGAACCTCTTTCGCAATAGCGTCGAGCACGGCTCGACAGCCGAGAGCGGCCCCGACAGCCACAGCGACTACCAACCGGCGGGGGTGACCGTCGAGGTCACTCCCACCCCCGACGGCTTCACCGTCACCGACGACGGCCCCGGCATCCCCGAGAATCACCGAGACGATGTCTTCGAGTACGGCTACACCACCACGAGGGCGGGCACCGGCCTCGGCCTCTCCATCGTCCGCACCATGGCCGAATCCCACGGCTGGACCGTCGAACTCGACGACGGCTACGAGGGCGGTACCCGCTTCGTGTTCGTGACCGCCGCAGTGGATTCCGTCGCCGACTCGGAGGAGCGCGGCGTCGGACTCCCCTGA
- a CDS encoding DUF7097 family protein, protein MEKTPSGTSVGVDDPYAFVDRCDHLTDDGRCRFAVERGEEDPAFADARSAEAFRCPVAGDPDTDTADGPWNWTDCPHFRCRNRDRECTRCGLTERRMAHSDERPLLEEHHLSYSDDSRAGEGDPSHEITVYLCRWCHSKVHDSWARIDDDATPDPDAIAEQEGRRAREQDELGFESAAERFE, encoded by the coding sequence ATGGAGAAGACGCCGTCGGGAACCTCCGTCGGGGTGGACGACCCCTACGCGTTCGTCGACCGGTGCGACCACCTCACCGACGACGGGCGGTGTCGGTTCGCGGTCGAGCGCGGCGAGGAGGACCCCGCCTTCGCCGACGCCCGGAGTGCCGAGGCGTTCCGGTGTCCGGTGGCCGGTGACCCGGATACGGACACCGCCGACGGCCCGTGGAACTGGACCGACTGCCCGCACTTTCGCTGTCGTAACCGTGACCGTGAGTGTACCCGCTGTGGCCTGACCGAGCGGCGGATGGCCCACTCCGACGAGCGACCCCTGCTGGAGGAACACCACCTGTCGTACAGCGACGACTCGCGGGCGGGCGAGGGCGACCCGAGCCACGAAATCACGGTGTATCTCTGCCGCTGGTGCCACTCGAAGGTCCACGACTCGTGGGCTCGAATCGACGACGACGCCACGCCGGACCCCGACGCCATCGCCGAACAGGAGGGGCGGCGCGCCCGGGAACAAGACGAACTCGGCTTCGAGTCGGCCGCCGAGCGGTTCGAGTAG
- a CDS encoding PAS domain S-box protein, which translates to MSETDQRDWWLTGADRPASSEIETVPVTVLDAITDPFYVYDRYGNLVEWNDAFREMSGYSDAELGDFDPFQLVAPADRDRVRSGLARVAAGEEITLDVTFEAKDGERKPHEVTASPFRDDDGNVVGLVGTARCIAERKEREEQLRQYERIIETVGDGVYLLNADREFVRVNQALADMLGYTPDELVGTHITDVLTEAALETAERYRRLAAESDRPVVTFENELVRADGETVPVETRFSRLPESDEHVTLGLVRDIRDRRERGQLLEQLHEGTRELMTAETVAEVAETTAELAQRHFEYATTEVRLLRDDRLEMVAVETDRPELRERKPPYEVGEGFVGRAYEQGEPTVVSDLPTADSPHDYDPMRSAMVLPVEGWGTIAIAAGERDAFDDRDLEIGQVFAADARLAFELAAREQEVREQNRELEQYGTLVETMSDGVYMTDEDLRLTAVNGAMAEMLGADRDFLRGKRISDVTDAETAAEIERLYQRLRASDADVVSHETVATGTEGETAPVEIRFSLLPGDGPPGLVGVVRDVTERVEHEQEIRETKERLQMALESADLGVWDWHLDADEVTFDDRWAEMLGYSLEQLEESYETWAEHAHPDDISVAESELARHLAGESDYYRAEYRMQTKDGEWRWIRDLGRVVERDENGHAVRAVGVHWDVTERVERERELRETKDRLELAFEGAELGLWDWHIPSEEITINDRWAEMHGYAPEDIADPYETWTDHVHPEDLPAAKAAVRQNIIGESEYYQMEYRMVTNDGEKRWMRDHGRVVERDEDGHAVRAIGVHWDVTERKEREERVRRQRDELETLDRINELVQETIGALASAVSREQIEETVCTRLGSSSLYKMVAIGGRSPGSDTVNPRATAGEGTSYFDDVSVPTDTDSLGSGPAARAIETGEVTVIHDIESDPLFEAFREAALARDFRSVAVVPLTHGTVVHGVLAVYADRMDAFSEREIQAFAVLGEMVGFAISATQDRRLIEADTALELAFRVTDDTSLLARLSNHVGAPCDLLGSAKATEGETLHYVAVPAAAADAVTDAVPDAEVRRVRTDDAEAVFEIRHAESLSSLLRAAGVRPVEGTAEHSTVDIVAEAPQDVDVRAVIDRLESTYDTVSLLSKQEGDHRQQPRKAACEDVLDQLTDRQHAALAAAYFGGYYDWPRDSTAEEIADSLGVTPPTFHQHLRCAQEKAVRTLLGD; encoded by the coding sequence GTGAGTGAGACGGACCAGCGGGACTGGTGGCTCACAGGTGCCGACCGTCCGGCGTCGTCCGAGATAGAGACAGTACCGGTGACGGTGTTGGACGCCATCACGGACCCGTTCTACGTGTACGACCGGTACGGGAACCTCGTCGAGTGGAACGACGCGTTCCGGGAGATGTCGGGCTACAGCGACGCGGAACTCGGCGATTTCGACCCGTTCCAACTGGTCGCACCCGCGGACCGTGACCGGGTTCGGTCGGGACTTGCGCGGGTCGCCGCCGGGGAGGAAATCACGCTCGATGTCACGTTCGAGGCGAAAGACGGTGAGCGGAAACCACACGAGGTGACGGCGTCGCCGTTCCGGGACGACGACGGGAACGTGGTCGGTCTGGTCGGGACCGCCCGGTGTATCGCCGAACGCAAGGAACGCGAAGAGCAACTCAGACAGTACGAGCGAATCATCGAGACGGTCGGTGACGGTGTCTACCTGCTGAACGCCGACCGGGAGTTCGTCCGCGTCAATCAGGCTCTGGCCGACATGCTCGGCTACACCCCCGACGAACTCGTCGGGACGCACATCACAGATGTCCTGACCGAGGCGGCACTCGAAACCGCCGAGCGGTACCGGCGACTCGCCGCCGAGAGCGACCGGCCGGTCGTCACCTTCGAGAACGAACTCGTGCGGGCGGACGGGGAGACGGTCCCCGTCGAGACGCGCTTCTCCAGACTGCCCGAGAGCGACGAACACGTCACGCTAGGATTGGTTCGGGACATCCGTGACCGCCGCGAGCGCGGCCAGTTGCTCGAACAACTCCACGAGGGGACGAGAGAACTCATGACCGCCGAAACGGTGGCCGAGGTGGCGGAGACGACTGCCGAACTCGCACAGCGTCACTTCGAGTACGCCACGACGGAGGTCCGCCTTCTGCGCGACGACCGCCTCGAAATGGTCGCCGTCGAAACCGACAGGCCGGAGCTCCGCGAGCGGAAACCGCCGTACGAGGTCGGTGAGGGATTCGTCGGACGGGCGTACGAACAAGGTGAGCCAACCGTCGTCTCGGACCTCCCGACGGCCGACTCGCCGCACGACTACGACCCGATGCGGAGCGCGATGGTCCTGCCCGTCGAGGGGTGGGGGACCATCGCCATCGCCGCCGGGGAACGGGATGCGTTCGACGACAGGGACCTCGAAATCGGCCAAGTGTTCGCCGCCGACGCACGGTTGGCCTTCGAGTTGGCCGCCCGCGAGCAGGAGGTCCGCGAGCAGAACCGCGAACTCGAACAGTACGGCACGCTGGTCGAGACGATGAGCGACGGCGTGTACATGACCGACGAGGACCTGCGGCTGACGGCTGTCAACGGTGCGATGGCCGAGATGCTCGGGGCCGACCGGGATTTTCTCCGTGGGAAACGAATCAGCGATGTGACCGACGCGGAGACTGCCGCCGAGATAGAGCGGCTGTATCAACGGCTCCGTGCGTCGGACGCGGATGTCGTTTCTCACGAGACCGTTGCGACGGGTACCGAGGGTGAAACTGCCCCCGTGGAGATTCGCTTCTCGCTGCTTCCCGGTGACGGGCCACCGGGGCTGGTCGGTGTCGTCCGGGACGTGACGGAGCGCGTGGAACACGAGCAGGAAATCCGCGAGACAAAGGAGCGTCTCCAGATGGCACTGGAGAGCGCGGACCTCGGCGTCTGGGACTGGCACCTCGACGCCGACGAGGTGACGTTCGACGACCGGTGGGCCGAGATGCTGGGGTACTCGCTCGAACAACTCGAAGAATCGTACGAAACGTGGGCCGAACACGCCCATCCCGACGACATCTCGGTGGCCGAAAGCGAACTCGCCCGCCACTTGGCCGGTGAGTCCGACTACTACCGGGCCGAGTACCGGATGCAGACGAAAGACGGGGAGTGGCGGTGGATACGTGACCTTGGCCGTGTGGTCGAACGGGACGAGAACGGCCACGCGGTGCGGGCCGTCGGCGTCCACTGGGACGTGACCGAGCGTGTGGAGCGCGAACGGGAGTTGCGGGAGACCAAAGACCGCCTCGAACTGGCTTTCGAGGGGGCCGAACTCGGTCTGTGGGACTGGCACATTCCGTCCGAGGAAATCACCATCAACGACCGATGGGCCGAGATGCACGGCTACGCTCCCGAGGACATCGCCGACCCGTACGAGACGTGGACCGACCACGTCCACCCCGAGGACCTCCCGGCCGCCAAAGCGGCGGTGCGACAGAACATCATCGGGGAATCGGAGTACTACCAGATGGAGTACCGGATGGTGACGAACGACGGGGAGAAACGCTGGATGCGCGACCACGGCCGCGTAGTCGAACGGGACGAGGACGGCCACGCGGTGCGCGCAATCGGCGTCCACTGGGACGTGACCGAGCGCAAGGAACGCGAGGAGCGGGTTCGCCGCCAGCGCGACGAACTGGAGACGCTGGACCGCATCAACGAACTCGTCCAGGAGACCATCGGCGCGCTGGCCTCGGCCGTCTCGCGCGAGCAGATAGAGGAGACGGTGTGTACCCGACTCGGCAGTTCCTCGCTGTACAAGATGGTGGCCATCGGTGGCCGAAGTCCCGGCAGCGACACCGTGAACCCGCGTGCGACGGCCGGCGAGGGCACGTCGTACTTCGACGACGTGTCGGTACCGACAGACACGGACAGTCTCGGTTCCGGGCCGGCGGCACGCGCCATCGAGACGGGCGAGGTGACGGTAATACACGATATCGAATCGGACCCGCTTTTCGAAGCGTTCCGTGAGGCGGCACTCGCCCGGGACTTCCGGTCTGTCGCGGTGGTACCGCTGACTCACGGCACGGTGGTCCACGGCGTACTCGCCGTCTACGCGGACCGGATGGACGCGTTCAGCGAGCGCGAGATACAGGCGTTCGCAGTCCTCGGGGAGATGGTCGGGTTCGCAATCAGTGCCACGCAGGACCGCCGACTCATCGAAGCCGATACCGCTCTGGAACTCGCCTTCCGTGTGACCGACGACACCTCGCTCCTCGCCCGTCTCTCGAACCACGTCGGCGCGCCGTGTGACCTGCTCGGGTCCGCGAAGGCCACGGAAGGCGAGACACTCCACTACGTCGCGGTGCCCGCGGCGGCCGCGGACGCAGTCACGGACGCCGTTCCCGACGCCGAGGTTCGTCGCGTTCGGACGGACGACGCGGAAGCAGTCTTCGAGATACGCCACGCAGAGTCGCTCTCGTCGCTGTTGCGTGCGGCCGGCGTCAGGCCGGTCGAAGGCACGGCCGAACACAGCACGGTCGACATCGTCGCGGAGGCACCGCAGGACGTGGATGTCCGGGCTGTCATCGACCGCCTCGAATCCACCTACGACACCGTCTCGCTGCTCTCGAAACAGGAGGGCGACCACAGACAGCAACCGCGCAAGGCGGCGTGCGAGGATGTCCTCGACCAACTCACCGACCGACAGCACGCGGCACTCGCCGCCGCCTACTTCGGCGGGTACTACGACTGGCCGCGGGACAGCACTGCCGAGGAAATCGCCGACTCGCTGGGTGTCACCCCGCCGACGTTCCACCAGCACCTCCGCTGTGCCCAGGAGAAGGCGGTCCGGACTCTTCTCGGCGACTGA
- a CDS encoding helix-turn-helix domain-containing protein, which translates to MSDDNCSEGREGGTVVGGPLDSERAPVTPTMDVVFDVLADDDRRRVCLYLTREDPEAITVEEIVAAVAEDCPDAEQERLAIDLHHRHLPKLSAAGIIDYDPRSNTARYWGQPTVEKWARHVREQNKYVSDEP; encoded by the coding sequence ATGAGCGACGACAACTGCTCTGAGGGTCGCGAGGGGGGGACTGTAGTCGGCGGACCACTGGACAGCGAGCGGGCACCGGTGACGCCCACGATGGACGTTGTCTTCGACGTCCTCGCGGACGACGACCGCCGTCGGGTCTGTCTCTACCTCACGCGTGAGGACCCCGAGGCTATCACGGTCGAGGAAATCGTGGCGGCGGTTGCCGAGGACTGTCCGGACGCCGAACAGGAGCGACTGGCTATCGACCTGCACCACCGGCACCTCCCGAAACTCTCGGCGGCCGGTATCATCGACTACGACCCGCGGAGCAACACCGCGCGGTACTGGGGGCAACCGACGGTCGAGAAGTGGGCGCGCCACGTCCGTGAGCAGAACAAGTACGTCAGCGACGAACCGTAA
- a CDS encoding DUF2070 family protein yields the protein MTATQSDLASLSRFVFRAPRWYSSLAFALLIAAVTGVAAFDSRFVLEDAWRGVFYVGLPTIAAVGVTPYIDARLGGQLTANRASLLALTCELVTVAFLVVAGGIAVFTTLGQQFVFDALMVSLASIFALRLLVLMAVSRHTLLVAAIPASIQTVAAAALLFVYSGTMRYFEVGGPLTRSYLSRPEVAPDEFLLVTPEDFLVLAFMCVLYAGAVGLFLRTIDYPWRRSLGVSVLDFVRGFIGHIAEGTHELEEFFEEIGEEAVVPVTVLAFRRPDGSEKARFVLPMIHPGPMGEIGGGNLPKRVAEQADGLAFPPHATAGHDFNLVTRREVDTILDTAADAFADIEFSDEATVSQRVTEGEAKLVGQSFGDDALTVATYSPSFADDVEYAVGLSAAAEARSAGLDDVMLVDAHNCNNGLDGEDLGHVVPGSKRSFDMIQGAKSVGERLAGAKRGRPHLGVAWDETPWEPTEGIGPLGVRVAVLEVADQRTAYVLVDGNNMEPGLREKIVANLDGVDEVEVMTTDTHIVNTVEADNQVGAAIPDDELVALVADLTDRAVSDLEPVEAGMASERAEVTVFGNDRTETLASHANAMISMGGALAAVFILGVFAVSALAFFLT from the coding sequence ATGACCGCCACACAGAGTGACCTCGCCAGTCTCTCGCGGTTCGTCTTCCGCGCCCCGCGGTGGTACTCGAGTCTGGCGTTCGCCCTCCTCATCGCGGCGGTGACCGGCGTCGCCGCCTTCGACTCGCGGTTCGTCCTCGAAGACGCGTGGCGGGGCGTCTTCTACGTCGGTCTCCCCACGATTGCGGCCGTCGGCGTGACGCCGTACATCGACGCGCGACTGGGCGGACAGTTGACCGCGAACCGCGCGTCGCTGTTGGCCCTGACCTGTGAACTCGTCACCGTCGCCTTCCTCGTCGTCGCCGGTGGCATCGCGGTGTTCACGACGCTCGGCCAGCAGTTCGTCTTCGACGCGCTCATGGTCTCGCTCGCGTCCATCTTCGCGCTCCGGTTGCTCGTCCTGATGGCCGTCTCCCGGCACACACTACTGGTCGCCGCTATCCCCGCGAGCATCCAGACCGTCGCCGCGGCCGCCCTCCTGTTCGTCTACAGCGGGACGATGCGGTACTTCGAAGTCGGCGGCCCGCTCACCCGGTCGTACCTCTCCCGGCCCGAGGTTGCCCCGGACGAGTTCCTGCTCGTGACGCCGGAGGACTTCCTCGTCCTCGCGTTCATGTGCGTTCTCTACGCCGGTGCCGTGGGGCTGTTCCTGCGGACCATCGACTACCCGTGGCGGCGAAGCCTCGGCGTCTCCGTTCTCGATTTCGTCAGGGGGTTCATCGGCCACATCGCGGAGGGGACACACGAGTTAGAGGAATTCTTCGAGGAAATCGGCGAGGAGGCGGTGGTCCCCGTGACGGTACTCGCCTTCCGCCGCCCGGACGGGAGCGAGAAGGCGCGGTTCGTCCTGCCGATGATACACCCCGGTCCGATGGGTGAAATCGGCGGCGGGAATCTCCCCAAGCGCGTCGCAGAGCAGGCCGACGGACTGGCGTTCCCACCCCACGCCACCGCCGGACACGACTTCAACCTCGTCACCCGTCGAGAGGTCGATACGATTCTCGACACCGCGGCCGACGCCTTCGCCGATATCGAGTTCAGCGACGAGGCGACGGTCAGCCAGCGCGTCACCGAGGGCGAGGCGAAACTCGTCGGCCAGTCCTTCGGCGACGACGCGCTCACCGTAGCGACGTACTCCCCGAGTTTCGCCGACGACGTGGAGTACGCAGTCGGCCTCTCGGCTGCCGCAGAGGCGCGTTCGGCGGGGTTAGACGACGTGATGCTCGTCGACGCCCACAACTGCAACAACGGTCTCGACGGCGAGGACCTCGGCCACGTCGTCCCCGGGAGCAAACGCTCGTTCGACATGATACAGGGGGCCAAATCGGTCGGTGAGCGACTGGCCGGGGCGAAGCGGGGCCGCCCGCACCTCGGAGTCGCGTGGGACGAGACACCGTGGGAACCGACGGAGGGCATCGGCCCGCTCGGCGTTCGCGTCGCGGTACTCGAAGTCGCCGACCAGCGCACCGCCTACGTCCTCGTCGACGGCAACAACATGGAACCGGGACTCCGGGAGAAAATCGTCGCCAACCTCGACGGCGTCGACGAGGTAGAGGTGATGACCACCGACACGCACATCGTCAACACCGTCGAGGCGGACAATCAGGTCGGCGCGGCCATCCCGGACGACGAACTCGTCGCCCTAGTCGCGGACCTCACGGACAGGGCCGTCTCGGACCTCGAACCCGTCGAGGCCGGAATGGCGAGTGAACGCGCCGAGGTCACCGTCTTCGGCAACGACCGCACGGAGACGCTCGCCTCCCACGCCAACGCGATGATATCGATGGGGGGCGCGCTCGCGGCCGTGTTCATTCTCGGCGTGTTCGCCGTCTCCGCGCTCGCCTTCTTCTTGACCTAA
- a CDS encoding GMP synthase subunit A gives MTRIDVVDNHGQFTHLEQRALRDIGVDVELVDNETPPADIEADGLVLSGGPDIDDIGRCPDYLELDVPVLGICLGMQLVAQELGGTVGPGDYGGYADVTVEITDDTDPLVGSLAPETRVWASHADEVKEVPPGFIRTGRSDVCGVEAMSDAERDIYGVQWHPEVSHTEEGEAVFRNFLARCE, from the coding sequence ATGACGCGTATCGACGTGGTGGACAACCACGGTCAGTTCACCCACCTCGAACAGCGGGCACTCCGGGACATCGGCGTCGACGTGGAACTCGTCGACAACGAGACGCCGCCGGCAGACATCGAGGCCGACGGCCTCGTACTCTCGGGCGGCCCCGACATCGACGACATCGGTCGGTGTCCGGACTACCTCGAGTTGGACGTGCCCGTGCTGGGCATCTGTCTCGGGATGCAACTCGTCGCACAGGAACTCGGCGGTACCGTCGGCCCCGGCGACTACGGCGGCTACGCGGACGTGACTGTCGAGATAACGGACGACACCGACCCGCTCGTCGGGTCGCTGGCACCCGAGACGCGGGTGTGGGCGAGTCACGCTGACGAAGTCAAGGAGGTGCCGCCGGGGTTCATCCGCACCGGCCGGAGCGACGTGTGCGGCGTCGAGGCGATGAGCGACGCCGAGCGAGACATCTACGGCGTCCAGTGGCACCCGGAAGTCTCCCACACCGAGGAAGGCGAGGCAGTGTTCCGGAACTTCTTGGCGCGGTGTGAGTGA
- a CDS encoding prefoldin subunit beta: MQGNLPPEAQEKIEELQDLQETAQQVAAQKQQAETQLNESETALDELDDVDEDTTMYREVGELLVKTDYDEAREDLEEKVESLDVRVDTLQKQEERVQEQFESLQEELQQMLGGGGGGGGPMGPGAGGA, from the coding sequence ATGCAGGGTAATCTGCCGCCGGAAGCACAAGAGAAGATCGAAGAACTGCAGGACCTTCAGGAGACAGCCCAACAGGTCGCGGCCCAGAAACAGCAGGCTGAGACTCAACTGAACGAGTCCGAGACGGCACTCGACGAACTCGACGACGTCGACGAGGACACGACGATGTACCGCGAGGTCGGCGAACTCCTCGTGAAGACCGACTACGACGAGGCTCGCGAGGACCTCGAAGAGAAGGTCGAGAGCCTCGACGTCCGCGTCGACACCCTCCAAAAGCAGGAAGAACGCGTCCAAGAGCAGTTCGAGAGCCTGCAGGAAGAACTCCAGCAGATGCTCGGTGGCGGCGGTGGCGGCGGCGGCCCGATGGGTCCCGGTGCCGGCGGCGCGTAA
- a CDS encoding DUF3194 domain-containing protein, with translation MSDPSDEEVVQTAAQAAEGVVFSRYKQSDVDDLDVTVTFEDDILEVDVYLNAPADTRDPERVADDAALAAQSAVDDLF, from the coding sequence ATGAGCGACCCGAGCGACGAGGAAGTCGTACAGACCGCCGCGCAGGCGGCCGAGGGCGTCGTCTTTTCCCGGTACAAGCAGAGCGATGTCGACGACCTCGACGTGACGGTGACGTTCGAGGACGACATCCTCGAAGTCGACGTGTACCTGAACGCGCCCGCCGACACGCGCGACCCAGAACGGGTCGCCGACGACGCCGCGCTGGCCGCACAGAGTGCCGTCGACGACCTCTTTTAG